The following coding sequences lie in one Canis lupus familiaris isolate Mischka breed German Shepherd chromosome 34, alternate assembly UU_Cfam_GSD_1.0, whole genome shotgun sequence genomic window:
- the MTRR gene encoding methionine synthase reductase — protein MRRFLLLYATQKGQAKAIAEEICEKAFAHGFSADLHCISESDKYDLKTETAPLVVVVSTTGTGDPPDTARKFVKEIQDKALPIDFFAHLRYGLLGLGDSEYTYFCNGGKIIDKRLQELGAQHFYDTGHADDCVGLELVVEPWINGLWAALTKHFMSSREKERNEALKMASNASQRMEPVKPELLYIESQVELLRLDDPGRKDSEVQEQNAVNRDQSSAPTAESQSSLTHSIPPLSQASLSIPALPPEYLQVHLQESVGQEESQASVTSVDPIFQVPISKAVQLTTNDAIKTTLLVELDISKTDFSYQPGDAFNVICPNSDSEVQNLLERLQLTDRREYCVLLKIKADTKKKGAALPQHIPEGRSLQFILTWCLEIRAVPKKALLRALVDYTSDGIEKRRLQELCSRQGAADYSRFVRDAHASVLDLLLAFPSCQPPLSLLLEHLPKLQPRPYSCASSNLSHPGKLHFIFNIVEFLSNTTVEVLRKGVCTGWLAMVVAPILHPNTRVSPAEDGKAPAPEISICPRTTNFFHLPSDPSAPIIMVGPGTGIAPFIGFLQHREKLQEQHPEGHFGATWLFFGCRHKDRDYLFREELRHFHKRGILTHLKVSFSRDAPVGEEAAPVKYVQDNIQLHSEQVARVLLNESGYIYVCGDAKNMAKDVNDTLVEIISKQAGVEKLEAMKRLATLKEEKRYLQDIWS, from the exons ATGAGGAGGTTTTTGTTACTCTATGCTACACAGAAAGGACAGGCAAAGGCCATAGCagaagaaatatgtgaaaaagCATTTGCACATGGATTTTCTGCAGATCTTCACTGTATTAGCGAGTCGGATAAG TATGATCTGAAAACCGAAACAGCACCTCTTGTAGTGGTGGTTTCCACCACGGGTACCGGAGACCCACCCGACACTGCACGCAAGTTCGTGAAAGAAATACAGGACAAGGCTCTGCCCATAGATTTCTTTGCTCACCTGCGGTATGGATTACTGG GGCTGGGTGATTCAGAATATACATACTTCTGTAACGGTGGGAAGATCATTGATAAGCGACTTCAGGAGCTTGGTGCCCAGCATTTCTATGACACCGGACACGCAGATGACTGTGTAGG TTTAGAACTTGTGGTTGAGCCATGGATTAACGGACTTTGGGCTGCTCTCACGAAGCACTTTATGTCcagtagagaaaaagagaggaatgaAGCTCTCAAGATGGCATCTAATGCCTCCCAAAGGATGGAACCTGTGAAACCAGAATTATTATATATTGAATCACAAGTTGAACTTCTGAGATTAGATGATCCGGGGAGAAAGGATTCTGAGGTTCAGGAACAGAATGCAGTGAATAGAGATCAGTCGAGTGCTCCGACAGCGGAATCTCAGTCCTCACTTACCCACTCGATACCCCCACTCTCACAAGCCTCTCTGAGTATTCCCGCCTTACCACCAGAATATTTGCAGGTGCATCTGCAGGAGTCTGTCGGCCAG GAGGAAAGCCAAGCATCTGTGACTTCAGTGGATCCAATTTTTCAAGTTCCAATTTCAAAAGCAGTTCAACTGACTACAAATGATGCCATAAAAACCACTCTTCTGGTGGAATTGGACATTTCA aaaacagatttttcctATCAACCTGGAGATGCCTTCAACGTGATCTGTCCCAACAGTGATTCTGAGGTACAAAACCTACTGGAAAGACTGCAGCTCACAGACAGAAGAGAGTACTGTGTCCTCTTGAAAATTAAGGcagacacaaaaaagaaag GAGCGGCCTTACCCCAGCACATACCTGAGGGACGTTCTCTCCAGTTCATTCTGACCTGGTGCCTTGAAATACGAGCAGTTCCTAAAAAG GCATTGTTGAGAGCCCTCGTGGACTACACCAGCGACGGGATAGAGAAGCGAAGGCTGCAGGAGCTGTGCAGTCGGCAGGGTGCAGCCGATTATAGCCGTTTTGTGCGAGATGCCCATGCCAGTGTGTTAGACCTCCTCCTCGCTTTCCCGTCCTGCCAGCCGCCGCTCAGTCTCCTGCTTG aacatcTTCCTAAGCTTCAGCCCAGACCATATTCATGCGCAAG CTCAAACCTGTCTCACCCAGGGaagcttcatttcatttttaacattgtGGAGTTTCTGTCTAACACCACCGTGGAGGTTCTGCGGAAGGGCGTGTGCACAGGCTGGCTGGCCATGGTGGTTGCGCCAATTCTTCATCCAAACACACGAGTGTCCCCTGCAGAAGACGGGAAAGCCCCGGCTCCTGAG ATATCCATCTGTCCTCGAACAACCAATTTCTTCCATTTACCAAGTGACCCCTCAGCCCCCATCATAATGGTGGGTCCGGGAACTGGCATAGCGCCCTTCATTGGTTTTCTGCAACACAG AGAGAAACTCCAAGAACAGCATCCAGAGGGACACTTTGGAGCAACGTGGTTGTTTTTTGGCTGTCGACATAAAGATAGGGATTATTTATTCAG AGAAGAACTCAGACATTTCCACAAGCGTGGAATCCTAACTCACTTGAAGGTTTCCTTCTCAAGAGATGCTCCTGTTGGGGAAGAAGCAGCCCCAGTGAAGTATGTGCAAGATAACATCCAGCTTCACAGTGAACAGGTGGCAAGGGTCCTTCTTAATGAAAGCGGCTATATTTACGTGTGTGG